The Nomia melanderi isolate GNS246 chromosome 6, iyNomMela1, whole genome shotgun sequence genomic sequence CGAGCATCCTTGCTGTTGTCCGCGAACGATCAACAAGCAGACCACCGTCAGAAGGAACACACTGTACGCGGCTGAGGACTTCATACTGTCAAAAATCTTTCTTTTCTGCTGTAATCATCGTTCCGATTACCTTATATACTCGAATATGTTGCCAATTCAAAACTGAATTGCGCAATTTCTCATTGTCAATCGTACTTCCTGTTACTCTTGTTTACAGCCACTTTTGAAACTTCCTGCACTCGAACCTTAAAGTGGTGAAATCGAACGACTGCTTTGCATTGCggtgtttgtttaaatattgataCAAACATAATTCAACGTATACGCTTTCGACGTGTCTGTCAAACTTTTCTCACGATATAATATATCGTACCGCAAACAAGACGTTGCTCGTGACAATTCGCTACTTCCGCCTTCTTCCACATTGTCGTTGACTCGTACAGAGAGAGACTAACTAAATGTTACTCTTGcaaaaatatcatttcacaCTTCATAACGATTATTCTACTTATTCACGAATAACAGCATACTTGGCGTTGCATCGAGtcgtttttctttaataaatattttattataaaatactattttacaatataaagtTTCGATACTTGGAAAGTAAGTTCGTACCTTTCATACGCTATTTCGAAATGCAATAACATATTTACATTAGCTTATAACACCTAGTATTATAGTAAATGATAGTGTAACACGCGAGTTGTGTGGtttatttgttgaaaaaatCCGCTGCTCTTTGTCTCTGAAGAGGCAAATTAAGAAGGTTGTCGGTGAGAACAGGTCCTTGCGAGCGAGTGCTACTGTTTTCGATTCTAAGGTGATTTTCGGATTTCGATGGTGTATGTATTCTTGGAGTGCCCGGTGTTCTAATGCCGATCGACGGTGTTCTGGATAAAGTGGCTCTTCGGGGACTCGGTGTACTCGCGATACGTAGCTTCTGTGTAGCTAATCTTCTAGCAGCCGGGGACATGGTACTCAAGCGATCTATAGTTGATCTTGGCGAAGGTCTGTAAAGGAACAATTGCAACAATTTAGAGCAAACGATATCGAAGGATCTCTATGTACCGTACGATAGAAAGTAAACTTACGTCGCTAGCGATCTTCTAGCTGCTTCCAAAGCTTTAGTCTTTCTATCTCTGTGTCTTTCTCCAGCCTTTTCCGCTAATTGTAACGCTAATTGTTCCCTCTTCGGTGGTTCTGCCATTCTAAACGATGGCCCGTGACTTGTTCTCAATAAAGGAGTGTCTCCGCCGTCTAATCTAAACGGCGTACCTTCGATCTGACCCCAAGTCATCAAAGGACTCTCGCATTCGCCGGGCCTTGGACTCGGAGTTGCTACAAAACTAAATCCGTTCACCCTAGGAGTCGGGTTTCTAACGATTTCTTTACCGTCAACTCCTATTTTTCCATCGTTAGCCTTCGATTGATTCTTTGCCAGTTCGCTGatagtttctttattttgttgttcgtTGAACGGATTTATTCGAAGCCTCGTATTTTCATGCATTACCAGTTGCTTCTTCTTGGCTAAGTCGATCCTTTCGTCCGGTGTTAATTCAACTCCATCGGGAacatacataatataatttttgtttctgtAATTCCAACTGTCCAACTGACTGGGTTTCTTATCTCTACTCTCTATAGCTAAAACACCATTATTAGATTCGTCGTTTGTCAAGGCTTCCAGTTTCTCCTCTGCTTCGTAGAGCCAAGCAAATTTAAGTTTAAGTCTTCTTTCCGCTTCGACCATCATCTCTTCGAAGCTCGCGTTATCCTCGCTGGTATGCGTACTCAAATAGGCATCTAATCCGCTCTTACATTCGTCTCTAGCTTTGTCCTTGGTATTTTCATTAATGGTAGTATCTCTAGATGTTTTCAAAGTTTTTAATGGTTCATCTTCGGATTCTGTTTTATTCATGGGAGTCTCGAACGTAGCAGGGCTAGCAGGTCTCTCGGTTATTGGACGTCCCGAACTATATTTCTCGTACAGTTCTCTCATTCTTTTCGCGTCGTTTTGCTCCAACGCGTCCAAGTACTGATTTTGCGCTTGAAGTTTATCAAGATGAGGAAAAAAGTCTCTCTGGATAATTTCCCCCATCTTCCTTACATATGTATCCTCGTCCAAAATTTTTGGTTGTATTTTTTTGTATCGTTTCGCAACCCCGCGTGGTTTCTTAAATATTGCCATATCTTTCATATTTTTAGCTGTCTCTAACGCTCGAGATCCTGGAGAATTCATTGTCGAACCTATAGAAACCATAGCTTGTAACGCTTACGAGAAGACAGGAAAAACATATGTTTAGGTAATCACATTCCCTTGGAATACAGAAATACTCGTATAGATGTTTAAAGATTAACAAACTGTAGAAATTAAGTCTTTAGATTACGTTTTACGAGAAAAGAGGTTAACCActgaaaatgttttttaattgtAGCTTCTTCTTTAccttgatattatatttttatgttaaattagattttataatcgacgaactattattatttccaGATTTGTCGTAATTAGACGCCGCAGTCGTGAACACAAATTACAGTAAACGGAAACTCTGCTCCTAGACAAACATTGCACATAACCAACAAAAGGTAAACCTTACTAGAGCTGTCACTGTTGGTGCCAAGTGGCGTCATTATGCGTCGACAACAAGAACTTATCCTTAACGAAAAACTGATTGATTCTAATGGATGTCGCTCGATCGTTTTTCATACTTATCGTTATATCGAAATGTAATATGCTTTATTAACTTGCGAGCTAATTCGCGAGTTGATTCGAAGAAGTTGGCAACAATTTTTTTCAaggattttaaacaattttaatttcactGAACTTTTTACCAAACCAAGCAATGAATAAATATCGctttacaatgattgaaaaatGATCGATTAATCGTACAAAGTACAAATTGTATAACTAATGAAAATGTTCCGTAAatcttgaataatttatattgctttaaacACAAATGtaggtataataataattatagagaGCACAGAAAAAGTGTTAacgatatataattattacagcTAAAATGTGATTCAGATAAAGCATATGACATATAAGAATGAAAGAAGAGGAGAAAtgtaaaaaggaagaaagaaaaaatgataGAAATCAAGGCTgccgaaaagaaag encodes the following:
- the LOC116430182 gene encoding splicing factor ESS-2 homolog; protein product: MNSPGSRALETAKNMKDMAIFKKPRGVAKRYKKIQPKILDEDTYVRKMGEIIQRDFFPHLDKLQAQNQYLDALEQNDAKRMRELYEKYSSGRPITERPASPATFETPMNKTESEDEPLKTLKTSRDTTINENTKDKARDECKSGLDAYLSTHTSEDNASFEEMMVEAERRLKLKFAWLYEAEEKLEALTNDESNNGVLAIESRDKKPSQLDSWNYRNKNYIMYVPDGVELTPDERIDLAKKKQLVMHENTRLRINPFNEQQNKETISELAKNQSKANDGKIGVDGKEIVRNPTPRVNGFSFVATPSPRPGECESPLMTWGQIEGTPFRLDGGDTPLLRTSHGPSFRMAEPPKREQLALQLAEKAGERHRDRKTKALEAARRSLATPSPRSTIDRLSTMSPAARRLATQKLRIASTPSPRRATLSRTPSIGIRTPGTPRIHTPSKSENHLRIENSSTRSQGPVLTDNLLNLPLQRQRAADFFNK